Proteins encoded within one genomic window of Candidatus Binatia bacterium:
- the sucC gene encoding ADP-forming succinate--CoA ligase subunit beta — protein sequence MNLLEHQGKELFKRAGIAVPRAHHARTPEAVERFIQSEPGEWVVKAQVLMGGRGKAGKIKMAGSAAEGRSATQEIMATPMPPNRQNPRAEPINSVLVEERLAIAKEAYCAITIDRAARKPVMIVSRFGGMDIEEVAERHPESIARFYLDTAIGYSPFVGRELAFRAELDPGYRRQFPAIAGALYDLFFDYGAKLVEINPLALTSDGRVIASDAKVELDDDALFRNPEFDEWRKSLALDEDEILAAQAGVGIRNFRRFPGNVGTMANGAGLAMATMDAVANAGGAIANFLDVGGGANAQRVRSSYELVVNNTGATVLFINIFGGITRGDEVARGVVEAMQQTTSRKIPLVIRLTGTNEEEGRKILADAGMTPVETMDEGAREAVRLASA from the coding sequence CGAGGACGCCGGAGGCGGTCGAACGCTTCATCCAGAGCGAGCCCGGCGAATGGGTCGTGAAGGCGCAAGTGCTGATGGGCGGGCGCGGGAAGGCCGGCAAGATCAAGATGGCGGGCAGTGCCGCCGAGGGACGCAGCGCAACGCAAGAGATCATGGCGACGCCCATGCCGCCAAATCGTCAAAATCCGCGGGCCGAACCGATCAACTCGGTGTTGGTTGAGGAGCGCCTCGCGATCGCCAAGGAGGCCTACTGCGCGATTACGATCGACCGAGCGGCGCGCAAACCCGTAATGATCGTGAGCCGCTTCGGCGGCATGGACATCGAAGAAGTCGCGGAGCGTCATCCCGAGTCGATCGCGAGATTCTACCTCGACACGGCGATCGGCTATTCGCCCTTCGTCGGGCGCGAGCTGGCTTTCCGAGCGGAGCTCGATCCGGGATATCGCAGGCAGTTTCCCGCGATCGCCGGGGCACTGTACGATCTGTTCTTCGACTACGGGGCGAAGCTCGTCGAGATCAATCCGCTCGCGCTGACGTCCGATGGGCGCGTGATCGCCTCGGACGCGAAGGTCGAGCTCGACGACGACGCCCTGTTCCGCAACCCCGAGTTCGATGAATGGCGCAAGAGCCTGGCGCTGGACGAGGACGAGATCCTCGCGGCGCAGGCGGGCGTCGGTATACGCAACTTCCGGCGCTTTCCCGGCAACGTCGGCACGATGGCCAACGGCGCGGGGCTGGCGATGGCGACGATGGACGCCGTGGCCAACGCCGGGGGCGCGATCGCAAACTTTCTCGACGTCGGCGGCGGCGCGAACGCACAGCGCGTGCGCAGCAGCTACGAGCTCGTCGTCAACAACACCGGCGCGACGGTCTTGTTCATCAACATCTTCGGCGGCATCACACGCGGCGACGAGGTTGCGCGCGGCGTCGTCGAGGCGATGCAGCAAACGACGTCGCGCAAGATTCCGCTCGTCATTCGGCTGACCGGCACCAACGAGGAAGAAGGCCGCAAAATTCTCGCCGACGCCGGAATGACGCCCGTGGAGACGATGGACGAAGGCGCGCGCGAAGCGGTCCGCCTGGCTTCCGCGTGA